From Denitrovibrio acetiphilus DSM 12809, the proteins below share one genomic window:
- a CDS encoding DMSO/selenate family reductase complex A subunit: MSVSGNERLSKALDVSRRTFMKWSALLGAAATVGCGSLDGSDSSGSGGSDSVIEPKEFDYDKAVWSACNVNCGSNCPLKLYVKDGVVVRVSTDNETEDVYGSYGANYQMRSCVRGRSVRQRIYNTDRLKYPMRRVAGSPRGAGQYERITWEEAINEISAKMQSVKSNYGPDSFYIQYATGTIDASIACSWPPASTPMARLHNLWGGWLNHYSDYSTSQITASLCLLEGSSFSNNTITDAVNSNLVVLWGNNPANTRMGSGRHWTYHLQKAKEANPNLKFIVVDPFYTDTALALEADWISIRPGTDAALVAGMTHYLLSENLLDEDWIDERSVGWSEASFANVKEVFEGEESGYAPAYDKAWGDTDTTEPPVAPESSYKSYLLGLGADGVVKDTAWASNITGIPEKTIQDFAKQLLNQSPAMVIQGWGPQRNSLGGNNCRAIGLITILTKNIGITGGGTAAREGAASVSIRMNKWVSTFPANPVPQTISNYAWPQAIKDNTVMTGKTWGVRGLPTPDDALPQPIKFIWNYAGNCMLNQHGDINNTMEMYKDESLVECIVTIDNYFTPSAMISDYILPDCTNFEQNDISTNSGGNTCDIKFQNKAIEPMFECKTIYEMMSLIAAKLGIEGEFTEGRTQEEWLEYLFDQSIATYGDQGVFTAEKGQDTFAKCHEKGLIKHYSTTAVPSVAFEDFVSDPSSNRVSTPSGKFEIFSKRLYNLSHQWSFPAEYQDGKDKITALPEYYAAWDGYEDPTISTYPFQVVGFHHKQRTHSTYYNTEWNREASQQAAWINTEDAQNLGISHGDIVDIYNDRGRVRIVAKVTSRVMPGVIGLPQGAWYNPGGKWYNSDIEHVGTLSEAEIGNTSVVDHGGCMNVLTSLRPGPISKGNCQHSVLASIEKVG, translated from the coding sequence ATGTCAGTATCAGGAAACGAACGTTTAAGCAAAGCACTGGACGTATCCAGAAGAACATTTATGAAATGGAGTGCCCTTCTGGGTGCTGCTGCCACAGTCGGTTGCGGCTCTCTTGACGGCTCCGACAGCAGTGGTAGCGGAGGCTCAGACTCTGTTATTGAACCAAAAGAATTTGATTATGATAAAGCAGTATGGTCTGCATGTAACGTTAACTGCGGTAGTAACTGCCCTCTGAAACTTTATGTTAAGGATGGTGTGGTTGTCCGTGTCAGCACTGATAACGAAACCGAAGATGTTTATGGCAGCTATGGCGCTAACTATCAGATGCGCTCCTGCGTCAGAGGACGTTCTGTGCGCCAGAGAATCTACAATACCGACAGACTGAAATACCCTATGAGAAGAGTTGCCGGAAGCCCAAGAGGTGCCGGTCAGTATGAGCGCATTACATGGGAAGAAGCTATTAATGAGATTTCTGCTAAAATGCAGTCTGTAAAATCTAACTACGGGCCCGATTCGTTTTATATCCAATATGCTACAGGGACAATTGATGCTTCCATCGCCTGCTCATGGCCGCCGGCATCAACACCTATGGCAAGACTGCACAACCTTTGGGGCGGGTGGCTGAACCACTATTCAGATTACTCTACATCCCAGATTACTGCAAGTCTCTGCCTCCTTGAAGGCTCAAGCTTTAGTAACAATACTATTACAGACGCAGTGAACAGTAATCTTGTTGTTCTGTGGGGTAATAACCCTGCAAATACTCGTATGGGTTCTGGAAGACACTGGACATATCACCTCCAGAAAGCGAAAGAAGCTAACCCTAATCTTAAATTTATAGTTGTTGACCCGTTCTACACAGATACAGCTCTTGCCCTTGAAGCAGACTGGATTTCAATCCGCCCTGGGACAGATGCTGCGCTTGTTGCAGGTATGACACACTATCTTCTTTCTGAGAACCTTCTTGATGAAGACTGGATTGATGAACGCAGCGTAGGCTGGAGTGAAGCATCTTTTGCTAATGTTAAAGAAGTATTTGAAGGCGAAGAATCAGGATATGCACCTGCATATGATAAAGCATGGGGTGACACAGACACTACTGAACCTCCTGTTGCTCCTGAAAGTTCATATAAATCATACTTACTGGGGCTTGGCGCAGACGGCGTTGTCAAAGACACCGCATGGGCTTCTAACATTACTGGTATCCCTGAAAAAACTATTCAGGATTTTGCAAAACAACTTTTAAATCAGTCTCCGGCAATGGTTATTCAGGGGTGGGGGCCACAGAGAAACTCACTTGGCGGTAATAACTGCAGAGCTATCGGTCTTATAACTATTCTTACTAAAAACATCGGTATTACAGGCGGCGGTACAGCAGCCAGAGAAGGCGCAGCCTCTGTAAGTATCCGCATGAACAAATGGGTAAGCACTTTTCCTGCAAATCCAGTGCCTCAGACTATATCAAACTACGCATGGCCACAGGCTATAAAAGACAATACAGTAATGACAGGGAAGACATGGGGCGTAAGAGGCCTTCCTACACCTGACGACGCTCTTCCACAACCGATAAAATTCATCTGGAACTATGCAGGTAACTGTATGCTCAACCAGCACGGCGATATAAACAACACTATGGAGATGTACAAAGATGAAAGTCTTGTTGAGTGCATAGTGACAATTGATAACTATTTTACCCCTTCTGCGATGATTTCTGATTACATTCTGCCTGACTGTACTAACTTTGAACAGAATGATATATCAACAAACAGCGGTGGTAACACTTGTGATATTAAATTTCAGAACAAAGCAATTGAGCCAATGTTTGAGTGTAAAACAATCTACGAAATGATGTCACTCATCGCTGCTAAACTTGGTATCGAAGGTGAATTTACTGAAGGAAGAACACAGGAAGAATGGCTTGAGTACCTGTTTGATCAATCTATAGCGACATATGGTGATCAGGGTGTATTTACAGCTGAAAAAGGACAGGATACATTTGCCAAATGTCATGAAAAAGGTCTCATCAAACATTACAGCACCACAGCAGTACCGTCTGTAGCTTTTGAAGACTTTGTTTCAGATCCTTCATCTAACAGAGTATCTACTCCTTCTGGTAAATTTGAAATATTCTCAAAAAGACTTTACAACCTCAGCCATCAGTGGAGCTTCCCTGCTGAGTATCAGGACGGCAAGGATAAGATCACAGCTCTGCCGGAATACTATGCTGCTTGGGACGGCTATGAGGATCCTACTATCAGCACATATCCGTTTCAGGTTGTTGGCTTCCACCATAAACAAAGAACACACTCAACATATTATAACACTGAGTGGAACAGAGAGGCTAGCCAGCAGGCTGCATGGATCAACACTGAAGATGCTCAGAACCTCGGGATATCCCATGGCGATATAGTGGATATCTACAATGACAGAGGTAGAGTAAGAATCGTTGCTAAAGTTACATCAAGGGTAATGCCCGGTGTTATCGGTCTTCCTCAGGGGGCATGGTATAACCCTGGCGGCAAATGGTATAACAGTGATATTGAGCACGTGGGGACTCTTTCTGAAGCAGAAATAGGAAACACAAGCGTTGTTGACCATGGCGGATGTATGAACGTTCTGACAAGTCTGAGACCGGGACCTATTTCAAAAGGTAACTGTCAGCACAGTGTTCTTGCCAGCATAGAAAAAGTCGGATAA
- a CDS encoding response regulator transcription factor → MRFLLVEDDLDISENIVDYLEEQGCGMDYAMSGELALELLRDNLYDAVILDINMHKMNGFEVCRHIRENMRLKIPVLMLTARVMLKDKINGFKCGADDFLTKPFDLEELFFRLKALSRRYNQCLENSFQIEDLILDQEKGIVERAGEKINLSHVCFRILLRLIERSPGIVTKEELIYDIWGDQPPMSNSLKSHFYILRQLIDKPYEKQLLHSVRGRGYKIDPDHKESYPE, encoded by the coding sequence ATGAGATTTTTATTAGTCGAAGATGATCTGGATATTTCAGAAAATATTGTGGACTATCTTGAAGAGCAGGGGTGTGGAATGGACTATGCCATGTCCGGCGAACTTGCTCTGGAGCTGCTTCGTGATAATCTTTATGATGCAGTCATTCTTGATATTAATATGCATAAGATGAACGGGTTTGAAGTGTGCAGGCATATAAGAGAAAATATGCGTCTTAAAATCCCTGTACTTATGCTTACAGCCAGAGTGATGCTTAAAGATAAGATTAACGGTTTTAAATGTGGAGCTGACGATTTCCTTACTAAACCGTTTGATCTTGAAGAGCTTTTTTTCAGACTGAAGGCTTTGTCTAGAAGATATAATCAGTGTCTTGAAAACTCTTTCCAGATAGAAGATCTGATACTGGATCAGGAAAAAGGGATAGTGGAAAGAGCCGGAGAGAAAATTAATCTTTCCCATGTCTGTTTCCGTATATTGCTTAGGCTGATTGAGCGTTCGCCGGGGATAGTGACTAAAGAAGAGCTTATTTACGATATATGGGGTGATCAGCCGCCTATGAGTAACTCTCTCAAATCACATTTTTATATTTTGAGACAGTTAATAGACAAGCCTTATGAAAAACAGCTTTTGCATAGTGTCCGTGGAAGAGGTTACAAAATTGATCCGGATCACAAGGAAAGTTACCCAGAATAA
- a CDS encoding molybdopterin-dependent oxidoreductase — translation MLLNRRQFIRMAAATFAAIAYSPEVLASEGDRVITHATHMGPLKAYVRNGKIVKIEAMGMDMDPVDLLYALKDVTYSPNRIKHPCVRKSYLDGSDKRHLRGAEEFVRVSWDEALDLVAESLIKTREEYGNESIFKTTYARWSHPGRIHQASSLQARMLGLFGGFTDIVGDYSAGAATRILPYVVGDMEVYSRQTARDVVLENTELILMWGTDPFKTEKVDYHVPIHSDFEWFRAMRDKGVKFVTIDPLKSKTCRELGSEWVPIRAASDVPMILAMCYTLYIEGLYNKEFIEKYTVGFYTFLKYLTGEKDGVVKDAAWAEKICGVPADKIKELARMSVKHRTLVTGSWACQRIQNGEQFHWSLVALGSMIGQIGLPGGGLYLNMAYCTAGAPYSGAGIPIMVSQGGNPVQTLIPASRMAELLLNPGKTIEYNGKRLTYPNIKLIYSAGVTPIGHQPDVNKLIKGVRKADTVITHEPWWTPTAKYSDIVLPATTSFERNDLTFGSSYGVEYVFAMKQIISPLFEARNDYDIFRDLSAKFGFEKEFTKGRSIDEWIEWSYSKVRAEVSFADFWDKGYVHFPPLKGSRDFVRHADFRNDPVKKHLRTPSGKIELFSEKIASFGYRDCPGHPAWIEPSEGIGSYLSRKYPFQLISPHPEHRLHSQLDNSDLSKKYKISGREPIHINTEDASRMGLKEGDLVEVYNNRGKVIAGTHVSDGIIKGVVAIEEGAWFAAEDPADSNSRCISGQVNVLTSDRPTSRLAQAISANSCLVAIRCCGKIKSESFSQINYCQIH, via the coding sequence ATGCTGTTGAACCGCAGACAATTTATACGTATGGCTGCAGCAACTTTTGCTGCAATTGCCTATAGTCCGGAAGTGCTGGCAAGTGAGGGCGACAGGGTAATAACCCATGCCACGCACATGGGGCCGCTGAAAGCGTATGTCAGGAACGGTAAGATAGTTAAGATAGAAGCGATGGGAATGGATATGGATCCCGTTGATCTTTTATATGCCCTGAAGGATGTTACATATTCACCAAACAGGATTAAACACCCCTGCGTACGGAAGAGCTATCTCGACGGTTCTGACAAAAGACATCTGCGTGGAGCTGAAGAGTTTGTCAGAGTTAGCTGGGATGAAGCTCTTGATCTGGTTGCTGAATCTCTTATAAAAACAAGAGAGGAATATGGCAACGAGTCGATTTTTAAAACTACATACGCAAGGTGGTCACACCCCGGGCGGATTCATCAGGCTTCGTCTCTTCAGGCGAGGATGCTGGGGCTTTTCGGAGGCTTTACAGATATTGTTGGTGATTATTCTGCCGGTGCAGCAACGCGTATCCTTCCTTATGTTGTGGGGGATATGGAGGTATACAGCAGACAGACAGCAAGGGATGTTGTGCTGGAGAACACAGAGCTGATCCTTATGTGGGGGACAGACCCTTTTAAAACAGAAAAGGTTGATTATCATGTGCCTATACACAGCGATTTTGAATGGTTCAGAGCGATGCGGGACAAAGGGGTTAAGTTTGTAACTATCGACCCGCTTAAAAGCAAAACCTGCCGTGAGCTTGGGAGTGAATGGGTGCCTATCAGAGCGGCAAGCGATGTCCCTATGATACTTGCCATGTGTTATACGCTTTACATTGAAGGTCTTTATAATAAAGAATTTATAGAAAAATATACAGTTGGTTTCTACACCTTTCTGAAATACCTGACAGGTGAAAAGGACGGAGTGGTAAAAGATGCTGCATGGGCAGAAAAGATCTGCGGAGTTCCTGCGGATAAGATAAAAGAACTTGCCAGAATGTCAGTAAAACATAGGACTCTGGTCACAGGAAGCTGGGCATGTCAGAGGATTCAGAACGGAGAGCAGTTTCACTGGAGCCTTGTTGCCCTTGGCAGTATGATCGGTCAGATAGGGCTTCCCGGCGGCGGTTTGTACCTGAATATGGCATACTGTACTGCGGGAGCCCCATATAGCGGAGCTGGTATACCTATTATGGTTTCACAAGGGGGGAACCCTGTTCAAACACTTATCCCCGCATCCAGAATGGCGGAATTGCTGCTTAATCCCGGGAAGACCATTGAATATAACGGGAAAAGACTCACTTACCCGAATATCAAACTAATATACTCTGCCGGAGTGACTCCTATCGGGCATCAGCCGGATGTTAATAAGCTGATAAAAGGTGTCCGGAAAGCGGACACTGTTATAACCCACGAACCTTGGTGGACTCCAACTGCAAAATATTCAGATATAGTTCTGCCGGCGACAACAAGTTTCGAAAGAAATGATCTTACATTCGGTTCCTCGTATGGAGTCGAGTATGTTTTTGCTATGAAACAGATCATCAGCCCTTTGTTTGAGGCGAGAAATGACTACGATATATTCAGAGACCTGTCAGCTAAGTTTGGCTTTGAAAAAGAATTTACCAAAGGCAGAAGCATCGACGAATGGATTGAGTGGAGCTACAGTAAAGTTCGTGCTGAAGTCAGTTTTGCTGATTTTTGGGATAAAGGCTACGTTCATTTCCCACCATTAAAGGGGAGCAGAGACTTTGTAAGACATGCTGATTTCAGAAATGACCCGGTGAAGAAACATCTGCGTACTCCGTCGGGGAAAATAGAGCTGTTTTCAGAGAAGATCGCCTCTTTCGGTTATCGTGACTGCCCGGGGCACCCCGCGTGGATCGAGCCTTCCGAAGGTATCGGCTCTTACCTGTCGAGGAAATATCCTTTTCAGCTTATATCTCCGCACCCCGAACACAGGCTTCATTCTCAGCTTGATAACTCTGATCTTTCTAAAAAGTATAAGATCAGCGGAAGGGAACCTATTCACATAAATACTGAGGATGCCAGTCGGATGGGACTAAAAGAGGGGGATCTTGTTGAAGTTTATAATAACAGAGGCAAAGTGATTGCCGGCACTCATGTTTCAGACGGTATAATCAAGGGAGTGGTTGCTATTGAAGAAGGAGCATGGTTTGCAGCGGAAGACCCGGCAGACAGCAATTCCAGATGTATTTCCGGGCAAGTCAATGTTCTGACCTCAGACAGACCTACGTCCCGGCTTGCGCAGGCGATCTCTGCTAACAGCTGCCTTGTTGCGATAAGATGTTGTGGTAAAATAAAATCTGAAAGCTTTTCGCAGATAAATTACTGTCAAATACATTAA
- a CDS encoding sensor histidine kinase has product MDFIGSSLRLKIVLVFSGFSILLGMALFVGIFISTKYTEEYALKKRLELETSRYLESVDTSPVAPVAFSRDITVPESPYMTTYIGEDIMPEWAATTLSDRPAGDYEEEHDKQHYYVSIRDLQDGRRFYLLFNVTTLINDHVILNLSRGLLIAMMLPIFIFGLLLGIITSYKAVSPVVRLTRMIKAKEATGVLPENMSQMFENDEVGYLAKTLESAISEMQSSINREKAFARDASHELRTPVTVLQGAIKILSCGINDNEEKRERAISRIKRATNNMEHLINSFLWLSRQERQEEWGSVSAAVVVRECVDNNSYLIRNKPLKVIIDVHSNATLSVTPEILSVVVGNLVRNAVTYTPRGKVVVSIYETCISVRDEGPGIPKHVLDAINVVEGVSKADGFGFGLSIAHRMCTQVGWKLNIISEEGKGANVIVCFNNKDHDFVCPDLCRQLHNTVTEG; this is encoded by the coding sequence ATGGATTTCATTGGTAGCTCTCTCCGCTTGAAAATAGTTTTAGTTTTTTCCGGCTTCAGCATTTTACTGGGTATGGCTCTCTTTGTTGGTATTTTTATTTCAACTAAATATACAGAAGAGTATGCCCTCAAAAAGAGGCTTGAGCTTGAGACCAGTAGGTATCTTGAGTCTGTGGATACTTCGCCAGTTGCTCCCGTGGCATTCAGCAGAGATATAACAGTACCAGAATCTCCTTATATGACCACATATATCGGGGAAGATATTATGCCTGAATGGGCTGCAACTACTCTTAGCGACAGACCCGCAGGGGACTACGAGGAAGAGCACGATAAGCAGCACTATTATGTGTCGATCAGAGACCTTCAGGACGGAAGAAGATTTTATCTGTTATTCAACGTTACAACACTTATCAATGATCACGTAATTCTGAATCTTTCCCGGGGCTTGCTGATAGCTATGATGCTGCCTATATTCATCTTTGGTTTGCTCCTGGGTATCATTACATCTTATAAAGCGGTATCTCCTGTTGTAAGGCTGACGAGAATGATCAAGGCTAAGGAGGCAACGGGTGTTCTGCCGGAAAATATGTCGCAAATGTTTGAAAATGATGAAGTAGGGTACCTAGCAAAGACTCTTGAGAGTGCTATCAGCGAGATGCAGTCTTCTATAAACCGTGAAAAGGCTTTTGCCAGAGACGCAAGCCATGAACTCCGTACTCCGGTAACAGTTTTACAGGGTGCAATCAAAATCCTATCCTGCGGAATTAATGACAATGAAGAGAAAAGAGAGAGAGCGATCTCTCGCATAAAGCGTGCCACTAATAATATGGAGCATCTTATTAACTCTTTCCTGTGGCTGTCCAGACAAGAGCGTCAGGAAGAGTGGGGGTCGGTAAGCGCTGCTGTTGTAGTGCGCGAGTGCGTGGACAACAACAGTTATCTGATCAGAAATAAGCCTTTGAAAGTTATTATAGATGTGCATTCAAACGCAACCCTTTCTGTTACACCGGAAATACTCTCGGTTGTCGTGGGTAATCTTGTTCGTAATGCCGTAACATACACGCCGAGAGGCAAAGTTGTTGTTTCTATATATGAAACATGCATTTCAGTTAGAGATGAAGGACCGGGGATACCTAAACACGTGCTGGATGCTATTAATGTCGTTGAAGGAGTTTCGAAAGCTGACGGGTTTGGGTTTGGCTTGTCTATAGCCCATAGAATGTGCACTCAGGTAGGATGGAAACTGAATATAATATCTGAAGAGGGGAAAGGGGCGAATGTTATTGTTTGTTTTAACAATAAAGACCATGATTTTGTCTGTCCCGACCTCTGCAGGCAATTACATAATACTGTGACGGAGGGATAA
- a CDS encoding PEP/pyruvate-binding domain-containing protein: protein MKNDELISTGNESLDSLLSFLRRGDNVVWHTPSVEEYRKFVRSYVDEALIRGNEVHYIRFAEHDPLLEPGIEGVVLHELNASAGFESFSKLVHEHIQQAGERSYFVFDCLSSLLSHWATDSMIANLFMVTCPYLYKLKAMAYFAILKNHHSYSTINKIKNTTQLFLELYKSEDGCYVHPQKVYERSSPTMFLPHKLDSNGCFHPVANSIEATGLFYTLCSLSASEQKKLDAWDRMILQAKEVLASSDLEKQAEVFNTIAGFIIGRDERILQLAKKHFTLRDLISIKARMIGTGFIGGKAAGMLLARKILENSDDSRWGKLLEAHDSYYVGSDVFHTYIIHNGWWDLYIEHKTEKGYLEAGGKLEELMLKGKFPSEIIDQFREMLDYFGQYPIVVRSSSILEDGFGNAFAGKYESFFCSVQGAPEIRLDEFLRNLKRVYASAMCKDALEYRSSKGLAEIDEQMGILIQRVSGCFHNHYYYPHVAGVGLSYNTYVWHDDIDPDAGMLRLVAGLGTRAVNRVKDDYPRIVALNAPDMIPVNDMHDLKRFSQKQLDVLDTRVSGKNAISLYELYDEHFPFDLNKVANHDREAERMLVERGRKRKNIWILTFGRLLKQTDFTHEMKDLMNTIEAEYEYPVDIEFTVNFTEDDSYKINLVQCRPHQTNIISDTKDISAEELEKYSTIFKSKSNFMGGNVVMKIQQVVLVDPYEYSMLKEDEKYQLARAIREINQDIEETGRNTLLLGPGRWGTSTPSLGVPVNFSDINHMNAIGEIEFEEGGLMPELSFGSHFFQDLVESNIFFMALFPNSFECTFTDNTFDSFTDCFSEAVSGLNLAAKAVKVYRFDSSPLVIKSDIKSQDLLLLRRQDSSDVSLY, encoded by the coding sequence ATGAAAAATGATGAACTGATCAGCACTGGCAATGAAAGCCTGGATAGTCTTTTAAGTTTTCTCCGGAGAGGCGATAATGTCGTATGGCACACACCGTCTGTTGAAGAATACCGTAAATTTGTCAGATCATATGTTGATGAAGCCTTAATAAGAGGCAATGAAGTTCATTATATCCGTTTTGCAGAGCATGACCCGCTTCTGGAACCAGGAATAGAGGGAGTTGTTCTGCATGAGCTGAATGCAAGCGCCGGTTTTGAGAGTTTTTCAAAGCTTGTCCACGAGCATATTCAGCAGGCAGGCGAAAGAAGTTATTTTGTTTTTGACTGCCTCTCCTCGCTCCTCTCCCATTGGGCTACAGACTCCATGATTGCAAATCTCTTTATGGTGACATGTCCATACCTTTATAAACTGAAGGCTATGGCATATTTTGCTATTTTAAAAAATCATCACTCATACAGCACAATAAATAAAATAAAAAATACTACGCAGCTCTTTCTTGAACTCTATAAAAGTGAAGATGGTTGCTATGTCCACCCTCAGAAGGTTTATGAGAGAAGCTCACCGACTATGTTTCTGCCTCATAAGCTGGACAGTAACGGCTGCTTTCACCCTGTGGCAAACAGTATAGAGGCGACAGGTCTTTTTTATACTCTCTGTTCGCTCAGCGCATCAGAACAAAAGAAACTTGATGCATGGGACAGGATGATACTACAGGCAAAAGAGGTGCTTGCATCTTCCGACTTAGAGAAGCAGGCAGAAGTGTTTAACACAATTGCCGGCTTTATTATAGGAAGGGATGAGAGGATACTGCAACTGGCAAAGAAGCATTTTACCCTTCGGGATCTGATCTCTATAAAAGCCAGAATGATAGGTACGGGGTTTATCGGCGGTAAAGCCGCAGGGATGCTTCTCGCAAGAAAGATTCTGGAAAACTCTGATGATTCTCGCTGGGGTAAACTACTTGAGGCTCATGACTCTTATTACGTCGGTTCCGATGTTTTCCATACTTATATAATACACAACGGCTGGTGGGATTTATATATCGAACACAAAACAGAGAAAGGCTATCTGGAAGCAGGGGGAAAGCTGGAAGAACTCATGCTTAAGGGAAAATTTCCTTCTGAGATAATCGACCAGTTTCGTGAGATGCTCGACTATTTCGGGCAGTACCCCATTGTCGTCCGATCCAGCAGTATTCTCGAAGACGGTTTCGGAAATGCATTTGCCGGTAAATATGAAAGTTTCTTTTGCTCTGTTCAAGGAGCGCCGGAGATAAGACTTGATGAATTTCTTCGCAATCTGAAAAGAGTTTATGCCAGCGCAATGTGTAAAGATGCTTTGGAGTACCGTAGCAGCAAAGGGCTTGCTGAAATAGATGAGCAGATGGGGATACTCATTCAGAGAGTTTCAGGTTGTTTTCACAATCATTACTACTATCCGCATGTCGCCGGTGTGGGGCTTTCTTATAATACATATGTCTGGCATGACGATATTGACCCTGATGCGGGTATGTTGCGTCTTGTTGCGGGGCTTGGGACAAGGGCTGTTAACAGGGTCAAAGATGATTATCCCAGAATAGTTGCTCTCAATGCTCCTGATATGATACCTGTGAATGATATGCATGACCTCAAAAGATTTTCACAAAAGCAGCTTGATGTGCTTGACACCAGAGTGAGCGGAAAGAATGCTATCTCGTTATATGAACTTTATGATGAACATTTCCCTTTTGACCTTAACAAGGTAGCAAATCACGACAGGGAAGCGGAGCGTATGCTTGTTGAGCGTGGGCGCAAGAGAAAAAATATATGGATACTTACATTCGGCAGACTGCTCAAACAGACAGATTTTACTCATGAGATGAAAGACTTGATGAATACTATAGAAGCCGAATACGAATATCCTGTGGACATTGAATTTACTGTGAATTTTACTGAAGACGACAGTTACAAAATTAATCTTGTTCAGTGCAGACCACATCAGACAAATATCATTTCCGATACGAAAGATATAAGTGCAGAAGAGCTGGAAAAATATTCAACTATATTTAAGTCAAAAAGCAACTTCATGGGCGGTAATGTCGTTATGAAAATCCAGCAGGTTGTTCTGGTTGACCCATATGAATATTCTATGCTGAAAGAAGACGAAAAGTACCAGCTCGCAAGGGCTATAAGGGAGATTAATCAGGATATTGAAGAGACAGGGCGCAATACACTGCTTCTGGGGCCAGGCAGGTGGGGTACGTCAACCCCTTCTCTGGGAGTTCCTGTAAACTTTTCAGACATAAATCATATGAACGCAATAGGGGAGATAGAGTTTGAAGAGGGGGGACTCATGCCTGAACTCTCATTCGGTTCTCATTTTTTTCAGGATCTTGTAGAGAGCAATATCTTCTTCATGGCTCTTTTTCCTAATTCTTTTGAGTGTACATTTACAGATAATACATTTGACAGTTTCACGGACTGCTTTTCTGAAGCAGTCTCAGGGTTGAACCTCGCAGCCAAGGCAGTAAAGGTTTATCGTTTTGATTCATCACCTTTGGTAATAAAATCTGACATTAAATCTCAGGATCTTTTATTACTTCGCCGACAGGATTCTTCTGATGTCAGCTTGTACTGA